A region from the Bos indicus isolate NIAB-ARS_2022 breed Sahiwal x Tharparkar chromosome 14, NIAB-ARS_B.indTharparkar_mat_pri_1.0, whole genome shotgun sequence genome encodes:
- the DSCC1 gene encoding sister chromatid cohesion protein DCC1: protein MERTRAEVDATLQTAKLDAAELLPAAHCLRFGPAAAGDVCLLELEPALCGRLQAGRSLVIRGDKDEQAVLCSEDKTYDLKVADTSNMLLFIPGCKIPEQLKMEETHGNIIHTEIFGFSNNYWELRRCRPKLKKLKKLLMENTYEGPDSEKEKDSSHSKYTTEDLLDQIQASEEEIMTQLQVLNACEIGGYWRILEFDYEMKLLNHITQLVDSESWSFSKVPLSTCLQELGPLEPEEMIEHCLKCYGKKYTEEGAVYFELSADKICRATAQMLLQNAVKFNLAEFQEVWQQSVPEGMTARLDQLKGLALVDRQSRPEIIFLLKAEDLPEGDQERFNSLFSLREKWTEEDIAPYIQDLCGEKQTIGALLTKYARSSMQNGVKVYNSRRPIS from the exons ATGGAGAGGACCCGCGCCGAGGTGGACGCGACACTGCAGACCGCCAAGCTGGACGCGGCCGAGCTGCTGCCCGCCGCGCACTGCCTGCGCTTCGGGCCCGCGGCCGCCGGCGACGTGTGCCTGCTGGAGCTGGAGCCCGCGCTGTGCGGGCGGCTGCAGGCCGGGCGCAG TCTAGTGATTCGTGGTGATAAGGATGAGCAGGCGGTTCTGTGCAGTGAAGACAAAACATACGATCTGAAAGTAGCAGACACTTCCAATATGTTGCTTTTTATTCCTGGCTGTAAAATTCCGGAGCAGCTGAAGATGGAAGAAACACACGGTAACATTATTCACACTGAG ATCTTTGGTTTTTCTAACAATTACTGGGAATTAAGAAGATGTAGACCTAAACTAAAGAAGTTAAAGAAACTTTTGATGGAAAATACCTATGAAGGACCtgacagtgaaaaagaaaaggattccAGTCACTCAAAA tatACGACTGAAGATTTGCTTGATCAAATTCAGGCAAGTGAGGAAGAAATAATGACCCAGTTACAAGTTCTCAATGCCTGTGAGATTGGAG GTTATTGGAGGATTCTCGAATTTGATTATGAGATGAAACTTCTGAATCATATAACTCAGCTTGTGGATTCTGAATCTTGGTCTTTTAGCAAAGTTCCTTTGAGTACATGCCTTCAGGAACTTGGACCATTGGAGCCAGA ggaAATGATTGAACACTGTCTTAAATGTTATGGAAAGAAATACACAGAGGAAG GCGCAGTTTATTTTGAACTGAGTGCAGATAAGATATGCAGAGCTACAGCACAGATGCTACTTCAGAACGCAGTGAAGTTCAACCTCGCTGAGTTTCAGGAAGTATGGCAACAGAGTGTTCCCGAAGGAATGACAGCTAGGCTTGATCAGCTTAAG GGTTTGGCCTTGGTAGACAGACAGTCAAGACCAGAAATCATATTTCTGTTGAAAGCAGAAGACTTACCTGAGGGGGATCAGGAACGTTTCAATAGTCTGTTCTCTCTGAGAGAGAAGTGGACAGAAGAAGATATTGCTCCATATATTCA AGATTTGTGTGGAGAGAAGCAAACCATTGGTGCACTGCTCACAAAATATGCTCGATCTTCAATGCAAAATGGTGTTAAAGTTTATAACTCAAGAAGACCCATTTCTTAA